The uncultured Cohaesibacter sp. genomic sequence CGGGCGTCCGCCATTGCTAAAGCCCCAGACGGTCTGATAGGCCGATCCGCCCTCGACGATCCTGACAATACCAAAGACCTGGTCGGGGAACTCCGTTGCATGGCGGAAATATTGCCCTGTACCGGTCACGATAAAATAGTCTCCGTCGAGGGACGGCTGCGGCTGGGGCAGAGCGACGGGGGCTGCGGGGGTCACATTGGGATAACGGCGCGCGAGCACGCTTTCCAGTTCATCGTTCGGCAGGCGCCAGGAAATGTTGCCACCATTGGCTTCATTCCACCCCATTTCCCAGCAGAGGCGCGCAAGGGACGCCGCTTGTTGAACAAAAGGGATCGGGTGCGAAAATACTGTCATGTTAGATAATCCTTATCCGCGGGCGGCCACACTGGCCTGATAGGCATTCAAATCGGCAATCAGCGCCTTGCCTGTTGGAACATTGTTGCGTGCGCAGAACTCATTCCAGATCACGCCATAAGGCAGATCCTTGAGTTCTTCGGTCATCAGGAAGCGTTGCGTGAAGTCGAGCTTTTCCTCGATTGCTTTGAGCTCTGTCTGCGGCATCAAAAGCGCACGCAGGAGGGCTTTCTGCATGTTGCGCGTTCCGATCACCCAAGCCGATGTGCGGGCGATGGTCGCATCAAAGAAATCCAGGCCGATATGGGTGCGTGCCAGCAAGTTGCCGAACACCAATTCCTGCGCCATGGCGAGAATGTCATCATTGAGCAGGATCACATGGTCGCTATCCCAACGCATCGGGCGGCTGACATGCAACAGGATTTCCTTGACCGACAGGGCGACGGACGTCAGTTTGTCAGACACATTCTCGGTCGGATGAAAATGCCCCATATCAAGGCATAACAGCGTGCCTTTGCGGATGGCATATCCCATGTAGAATTCGTGACTGCCCACGGTGCAGGCTTCGACCCCGATACCGAACAGCTTGCTTTCGACCGCGTCCAGCATGTGAGCTGAATCATACGGTTTGGCAATCATCTCATCGATGGCACTTTCCAGACGTTCGCGCGCGGCAAGTCGATCTATCGGCGTATCCTTGTAGCCATCGGGTACCCAGATATTGTTGACGCAGGGACTACCCAACTCTTCGCCGAATTTGTCGGCAATGGCCCGACAGCACTGGCCATGGCGAATCCAGAAATCGCGGATACCCTTGTCCGGGTGCGAGAGCGTCAGATTCTCATCCACCTTGGGATGCGCAAAGAAGGTCGGGTTGAAATCCAGCCCAAGGCCATTTTCCTTGGCCCAATCCACCCAACTGGTGAAATGGCGATAGTCCAGCTCGTCGCGGGCTGGTTTTTCGTCCGTGTCGAGGTAACTGGCATGGAGATTGAGCCGGTGTTTACCCGGAATCTTCCCATAGGCAAATTCAAGATCGGCGCGCAGCTCAGCTGCGTTGCGGGCGCGGCCGGGGAAGTTTCCCGTGATCTGGATACCACCGGCGCTGCCACCTTCACTTTCCTCGAAGCCGATAACATCATCGCCCTGCCAGCAGTGCATCGAGATGGGAATTTCGGCCAGCTTTTTCATGGCTGCATCGACATCAACGCCCCATTCCGCAAAAGCGTCGCGGGCGGCATCATAGTTTAGGCGTGTCATTAGGCCTGTTCCTTTACTTTTTCTATTAGTGCGTGATAGCGCTGGCGAATATGTCCCTGTTCCCGGGAGGTA encodes the following:
- a CDS encoding L-rhamnose isomerase → MTRLNYDAARDAFAEWGVDVDAAMKKLAEIPISMHCWQGDDVIGFEESEGGSAGGIQITGNFPGRARNAAELRADLEFAYGKIPGKHRLNLHASYLDTDEKPARDELDYRHFTSWVDWAKENGLGLDFNPTFFAHPKVDENLTLSHPDKGIRDFWIRHGQCCRAIADKFGEELGSPCVNNIWVPDGYKDTPIDRLAARERLESAIDEMIAKPYDSAHMLDAVESKLFGIGVEACTVGSHEFYMGYAIRKGTLLCLDMGHFHPTENVSDKLTSVALSVKEILLHVSRPMRWDSDHVILLNDDILAMAQELVFGNLLARTHIGLDFFDATIARTSAWVIGTRNMQKALLRALLMPQTELKAIEEKLDFTQRFLMTEELKDLPYGVIWNEFCARNNVPTGKALIADLNAYQASVAARG